Proteins co-encoded in one Rudaeicoccus suwonensis genomic window:
- a CDS encoding SLC13 family permease: MIAASIVAADAPTQSGSLAHTLLIALAIVISIGVSYRTKINTGLLAIAFSYLIGVFVLGLTPKDVTAMWPVTIFFTIFAVTLFFSVAIENGTLEKISGLMLFRSRGLAWGLAVVFFLTAAVVAALGAGFYAVMVFLAPAALVICTQVKIEPLLAGVGVIVGAQVGSNFMTSLNGIVFKGLFEKLGYSSSRAFSFSFWIFVAYLVLGLLVITGLTLVYRRRAIRSGAEAQRERIEVVKPEPFDRAQRMTLALIAVFLLLALVPSILHVLFPSVDIFGTWTGNVDPPLVSVLLTVVALLMGAADNRRVIERVPWHILIMISGMGMLIQVGVAGGAINQLAHWLSKDHIPSYLIPVLLALVAAVITAFSSYIGVTAPALFPIVPTIAAIAHLNPTLLFVCTTIGGLSMAVSPYSEGGAMVMSFSPPEKQDAMYRKELTVGLPVMGGAAVVMSLVLTVFFH, encoded by the coding sequence GTGATCGCAGCCAGCATCGTTGCAGCCGACGCCCCCACCCAGTCGGGGAGCCTGGCGCACACCCTCCTGATCGCCCTGGCGATCGTGATCTCGATCGGGGTGAGCTACCGCACCAAGATCAACACCGGCTTGTTGGCGATCGCGTTCTCGTATCTCATCGGAGTTTTCGTCCTGGGTCTGACGCCGAAAGACGTCACCGCGATGTGGCCGGTGACGATCTTCTTCACCATCTTCGCCGTGACGCTGTTCTTCTCCGTCGCCATCGAGAACGGCACCCTGGAGAAGATCTCGGGCTTGATGCTGTTCCGATCGCGCGGACTCGCATGGGGTCTTGCGGTGGTGTTTTTCCTCACCGCCGCAGTGGTTGCTGCGCTCGGTGCCGGCTTCTACGCGGTCATGGTCTTCCTTGCGCCAGCTGCCCTCGTCATCTGTACGCAGGTCAAGATCGAACCCCTGCTCGCCGGGGTCGGCGTGATCGTCGGCGCGCAGGTGGGCTCCAACTTCATGACCAGCCTCAACGGCATCGTCTTCAAGGGGCTGTTCGAGAAGCTCGGCTATTCGAGCTCGAGGGCGTTCAGCTTCTCGTTCTGGATCTTCGTGGCCTACCTGGTGCTCGGACTGCTGGTCATCACCGGATTGACGCTCGTGTACCGGCGCCGCGCCATACGCAGCGGTGCCGAGGCTCAGCGTGAGCGGATCGAGGTCGTCAAACCCGAACCGTTCGACCGAGCCCAACGTATGACGCTGGCGCTGATCGCGGTCTTCCTGCTGCTGGCGCTGGTTCCGTCGATCCTGCATGTGCTGTTCCCGAGCGTCGACATCTTCGGAACCTGGACGGGCAACGTCGACCCGCCACTGGTCAGCGTGTTGCTGACCGTCGTCGCGTTGCTCATGGGCGCTGCGGACAACCGCAGGGTCATCGAGCGGGTGCCATGGCACATCCTGATCATGATCAGCGGCATGGGCATGCTGATTCAGGTTGGCGTGGCCGGGGGTGCGATCAACCAGTTGGCGCACTGGCTCAGCAAGGACCACATCCCGAGCTACCTGATCCCTGTGCTGCTCGCTCTGGTGGCCGCGGTGATCACGGCGTTCAGCAGCTACATCGGTGTGACGGCGCCGGCGCTGTTCCCGATCGTTCCCACCATCGCAGCGATCGCGCACCTCAACCCCACGCTGCTGTTCGTGTGCACGACGATCGGTGGCCTGTCGATGGCAGTGTCGCCATACTCCGAGGGTGGAGCGATGGTGATGAGCTTCTCGCCACCGGAGAAGCAGGACGCGATGTACCGCAAGGAACTCACCGTCGGGCTGCCGGTGATGGGTGGCGC